One segment of Thunnus thynnus chromosome 19, fThuThy2.1, whole genome shotgun sequence DNA contains the following:
- the LOC137171185 gene encoding neuropeptide FF receptor 2, which translates to MTQNLILNTTREDMNPFNSSSLQENPLTRQNITYVDFYLHKPSVAAIFTVSYLLIFLVCMLGNGVVCFVVLRSKNMRTVTNLFILNLAISDLLVGIFCMPTTLVDNIITGWPFGSVVCKLSGMVQGISVSASVFTLVAIAVDRFRCIVYPFKQKLTINTSKLIIVIIWVLAVSIMFPSGVMLQVTKEQRVRIVLGHNNNTRPFYWCRENWPNQEMRKIYTTVLFANIYLAPLSLIVIMYARIGLTLFKTTVPPLRGSGIVSGEGSGNNKPSMEGRQTISRKKKRVIMMLLVVALLFILSWLPLWTLMMLSDYASLTEHQYRVINIYVYPLAHWLAFFNSSVNPIIYGFFNENFRRGFQAAFKFQLCSADIERQKTYSHRIRANAVLPVQPAILSRSGSELGSVLVRNGKCSCQEAECLAGRGDIKEQDLIMEDLEKVSQI; encoded by the exons ATGACCCAGAATCTAATTCTCAACACCACCAGGGAGGACATGAACCCTTTCAATTCCTCAAGTTTGCAGGAAAACCCTTTGACTCGCCAGAATATCACCTATGTTGATTTCTACCTCCACAAGCCTTCTGTTGCTGCAATCTTCACCGTATCCTACCTGCTCATTTTTCTGGTGTGCATGTTGGGCAATGGGGTGGTGTGTTTCGTCGTGCTGCGCAGCAAGAATATGCGCACGGTCACTAACCTGTTCATTCTCAACCTCGCCATCAGTGATCTGCTGGTTGGCATCTTTTGCATGCCAACCACGCTGGTGGACAACATCATAACAG GATGGCCATTCGGTAGCGTAGTGTGTAAGCTAAGTGGTATGGTTCAAGGCATATCTGTGTCAGCATCTGTCTTCACTCTAGTGGCAATAGCTGTTGACAG GTTCCGGTGCATCGTCTACCCTTTCAAGCAGAAGctgaccatcaacacctcaAAGTTAATTATTGTTATCATATGGGTCCTGGCTGTGTCCATCATGTTTCCTTCTGGGGTGATGCTGCAGGTCACCAAGGAGCAGAGGGTGCGAATAGTCCTTggccacaacaacaacacccgTCCCTTCTACTGGTGCCGGGAAAACTGGCCCAATCAGGAGATGCGGAAAATCTACACCACCGTCCTCTTTGCAAACATCTACCTCGCCCCTCTCAGCCTTATCGTCATCATGTACGCTCGTATTGGCCTCACCCTCTTCAAGACCACTGTTCCCCCATTAAGAGGCAGTGGAATTGTGTCTGGAGAGGGCAGTGGCAACAACAAACCCAGCATGGAGGGTCGTCAAACAATTTCAcggaagaagaagagggtgaTAATGATGCTGCTGGTGGTGGCTCTGCTCTTCATCTTATCCTGGTTGCCGCTGTGGACGCTGATGATGCTGAGTGACTATGCCAGCCTGACAGAGCACCAGTATCGTGTCATTAATATCTACGTCTATCCCTTAGCTCACTGGTTGGCCTTCTTCAACAGCAGCGTCAACCCCATCATATACGGGTTCTTTAACGAGAACTTCCGTAGAGGTTTTCAGGCGGCATTCAAATTCCAGCTGTGCTCCGCTGACATTGAACGCCAGAAGACCTACTCGCATCGGATCCGAGCAAACGCTGTGCTTCCAGTCCAGCCAGCCATCCTAAGTAGATCAGGCTCAGAACTCGGATCAGTGTTGGTGAGGAACGGTAAGTGCTCATGTCAGGAAGCAGAGTGCTTGGCAGGTAGAGGTGACATCAAAGAGCAGGATCTGATCATGGAGGACCTCGAAAAGGTGTCCCAGATTTAG